The nucleotide window TGAGCGGCCTGCCCAAGCACCGTGTCATCGGCAGCGGCACCAACCTGGACTCAGCCCGCTTCCGCTACCTGATGGCCGAACGCCTCGGCATCCACGCAACCTCTTTTAACGGCTGGGTGCTGGGAGAGCACGGAGACACCAGTGGTGGGTACTCGTAGGGATCAGACTCAGTTAACAATGATAGGAAAACCTGTCAGATATGTTGTCCGTCCAGCATCATCAGGGTAGTGATGTTAAAGGTGATGTTActttcaaatcaaacaaagtGCAGTGtagactgtgtttgtgtgtttctatttCAGTGCCGGTGTGGAGCGGTGCTAACGTAGCAGGGGTCAACCTGCAGAAGCTGAATCCTGACATCGGCACTGATGCTGATAAGGAACAGTGGAAGGCCACACACAAGGCGGTCGTGGACAGGTACTGTGAGTGAATGTGAGAGAGAGGCAAGAAGTGTGTGGAAATATCTCCTCTAAATCTTTAATGTCGGGCACATTTAGGTGTCATTAATTTTGAGTAACTGCTGATGATCCAGTTCAACGTCCAGAATACTGGACTAATGTCAGCACAAAGATATGTGGAAAGAGCCACAGCCCTGACATGATTTCATCTGTGACTCAGTACAATCTGTCATGGAGggtttcttcagtgttttttctaaAAAGGTGCATTGTGTTCCTAGATTCACTATCCATACTCTGAGATCAATAAGTAACTTCTAGAGCACTTGTTATTAGAATTTAAACAAGGGTTGTTCCAGTACCGATCCCTGAAATGTCTCCTATCCTGCCTAAAATGCTGAAAAGTGAAGTATGATAAGGAATACTCTTTACTTTagaaatagtttgacaaaacacaaacttaTGCTCCACTTACTGACTTTTTCTGGAGCTTCCAACTATATTACACAATCTTCAGGGTAAGTCAAAAACTCTGTTGGTTTTGTCGCTATTTTTAaagcctccagcagctgaaTTCTTCCTTCTTGCAGCTAAACTCTCTGGTCAGATAGTATTAGCCAACACCCTTCTTACAGCAGGGacttgtgtttattgttaagctCTCCGTCATATGACCTCTCATCAGTTTACATACCtttgagagaggaggagacacgTACAAGTACAAATCCTTTCTATGTAGGTTAGTTTATCTGGAATGATCCAGTTGTTTTTCTTGGCATAACTCCAGGAGACACAGCCAGAGATTTGAGCTGGAAGCCTGTAGTTTTATCTCTCAGAGCACACTGCATCCTGCCACGGTGGTTCAATAGAGACAAGAACATTAAATCTGGTGATAACTGCTATCATGTACATGAACACTGATTCTCAGTGTCTTTATTTAACATTGTCTGAGAGTGCGTCTGTAATCTGAGCCATGAGTGATTACAGTTTTAGTTCAAGTGGTCTCAGTGGGAATATAACCTCCAACCCTGGTACTGTTAATGCAACTTTCACGAGCTCAGGCTAATGTGCATTAAAGACAACGACTCAATTATGTTAAGCATTGTACTCTGAAGACCGATCAGCAGTCTGTGTCAACCTAAATGGCTCAGGCATCATTTATTGTCCATTTTACCTGTGTAATGATGTTTGTATTACTTTAAGATGTATTTATGATAAATATTCTAACATCACTTGAAGATACAGACTGTGAAGTAATTATTGAAAATGTGACtgttaataattataattaatggCGTGTCAGTGTACAGTAACAGAGTGCTGCTTGTGTCTCAGTGCCTACGAGGTGATCAAGCTGAAGGGCTACACCAACTGGGCCATCGGTCTGAGTGTGGCCGACCTGACTGAGAGCATCATCAAGAACATGAGCCGCGTCCATCCTGTGTCCACCATGGTCAAGGTCtgaggcaaacacacactcacacacacacacacacacacacacacacacacacacacaaacacacaaacacacacacacacacacacacagacacacacacacacacacacacacacacacacacacacacacacacacacacacacacacacacacaaaccctttCAGcagttatttctttctttctttcaaatgaTCACCTTCTTATGTACTCCTCAccatttcttctctttgttgtcaCCCAAGGTGTTCAGCTACAATGGCTTTCCATGGAGTACATACATCCATTAGAGCCCATCAGTCCCCTTTTATTGAATCAATtgaatcaagcctaatccaacaTCAAACATATTTCATCagctagatccagatttttctTTGGATCTGTATTAAATTGTACTCAAacataccagccacctaaatgcgccagaaagtgagaaagaattcatggatctgtccctttatccagatctacaccaaaagttaataaGATGTATTCTGTGCTGAGACCCATTCTCCATCCAAGTGTCATGGAAATCTGTTGggtagtttttatgtaatcctgctgacaaaccaaccaacagaaacagtgaaaacCAAACCTCCTTGGTGGAAGTGAGAATCTTTGCCATTCTGACGTGCTGTCTCAGTGACAGTAGCAGGTCTGGTACCTCATGCCTGTGCTCACAGACAGTATCTGGCAACCTGCACTGCAGATAGATGAAGACCCTGCGAAGGAGTGCTGGCTGATGGATCACATTTGTCTGGAAAGActccacaaacactcacattttTAATAcctaaacaaatgaaacacgACATGTTCATCACCCAGTAGTTATTGTAGAGATGTTGGTAGCAGAAAATAAGTCAGTCATTTAGAGTTTCATGATGGACAGACAGATTTATTTGCTGATAAAGTAACTGTTccctgctgctaaatgtagctttcattagctggttagctcagttagacATGCAGGTAGCAGTGCTATTCGCTGACTGCCTGGTCTGGCAGCTCAGAGCACAGGGCAGTGTTGGTGTTCACACAGGAGCGTACAGTCAGCAGCAATTATGTTAGTAAGAAGTCAGGCTCAgctatctgtccatcaggatCTGTACACCACACAGAGCTgaggcagagaaaaaacacagtgaaaatattttctccataagATATGATCTGTGTCAGGGTCCTGATTGCTGTCAATCAACTCGGTATGGCCTTtcaaaaaatacagatttttgcATTGGTTTGCTTTTCACTTCAGCCTGCACTTAACACCACAGCCTTTAAATGCTCATATACTCTGTTATTGTTATGCTTTTTGTTCGTATATTTGGTAGAGCCTCCTCACCTAactgtgtatatgtgtctgtgtttctgcaggaCATGTATGGTATTGGTGAGGAGGTCTTCCTGTCTCTGCCCTGCGTGCTGAACAGCACCGGTGTGAGCAGCGTAGTCAACATGACCCTGACGGACGACGAGGTGTCCCAGCTGAGGAAGAGCGCCGACACTCTGTGGGGCATCCAGAAGGACCTGAAGGACATCTGAACACACCCGTACACATAACACACAGCCATGATGCAGAGAAGCCTGTCGACACGCACACACTCCTTTTCTAACGCCCCCCCTCTCTCTTAGACTGTAtggctcttattttgaaggacaataccagtgtttttttttaaatgtatgtcaCACTGCttgatttgttttcatatcagtgcTGCATCATGTCACCATCTACTTCCTGTCAATCACCCGACACCTTGAAGTGTAGAAAACACTGGTATGCTCCTTTAGAAAATAAGCACATCTGCTCCCCAACAGCTTGTAGGCTGAAGTTGCTGTGTACCTGTGTTGTGTTAGGAGATGTAGGCTGACCTGTGTTAGTGTACTCTTTATGGATTCTTGTGTTTAAGCTGTTTGGATCACGATCAAACAACCCTCAGAGAGCCAAAGTTTCACTATCCTCCTCCACCACTTACTTTACTGAGTCCAACTGTAGTTCCCCTGCAGAGCAAGAACCCAAAAATCCTCAAGGACACTGTTTTCCTCCTGCCTTGATCAAAATGTGGTACTCTACAGTCTGTCTGGCACTCAGCCGACTGCACACTTAGGTCAAATTGTGACATTGTGAGTTTCATGGTGGATTTTCTTCACCTCAGTGTTAACAAagggagaggagcagcagggaaaAGTGGAAACGTCCAGCTCCAGTTGTTTTTTCAACAGTTGTGACTATCTGACCTTGTGTTGTAAACTGTGTTGGAAACACCAATGTGTAACTGAATAAATTTGAACGCCATGAaggatagtgtgtgtgtgacagtgttttattttatactcACCTTTTGTTCCTGATGACACCTGTTAACAGATGAATCATTTGTTCATTCATGTTTATATGGGAGGAACAGACTCCTCCATCTACAGAGAGCAGTACAACTACTATTCATTTGAATTATCTATAAGATGAATTGATTCTAAGTGTTGTGGACAGGTGTTGTAAATTAGAATCTTGCTATGACCACCCAGGTTAGTGCATCTGGTGCTTGTACATGGAGGTATGTAGCAGCACAGATGTtcatgtcaaataaatgaacTAAACTAAAAGAACACTGCAATACAACAGTCATAACCTCTGTTACTGAGATGGTTGACGAGAATCATCACCCCTTTAACTACTTCTTCCCAGTGAAGTACAACAATATGATTTCTGTACCTAATGTGATTACAACATACAAATATATCAGAGTTAAAATAATGTTGGTTATCAGATCCCCGCTCAGAAATCAGTCTAATTAAGACTGTAAAGGTACAAACATGTGAGCAAAGACGTTTACCTGAAGGAGATGATCCACCACTGATGAAATACACTGTGAACTCCTTCCtttcaaatgtttcattttaaatgacagtgatgTGGCATTTGAGTCATCAAGTTTATGAGATTTATTATCAATAACACATAACTGagtttaaatgtcacatttagtctgtcttttatttaaatatcatACTCTTAATGGATGACTTTCACATTTACAAGCACAATTTTCAAAGTCTTTGACATAAACATAAATGCCGTCAGACACACCACAAAGTGTATACAGAGGTTACATTATGTGAgtcactttatattttatttgtattttttgttttatttaaaaaaaaacatttttatttgaaataatatTCAGTCAGTCCGTTGATGGATTTCTGTATGTTGTCTGCAGCGCCATCTTATGGTTGCAGAAAATGACACTCaagctttttttaatgttaccaTAGAGAACCTTTATTGTGAAAAGAAGGATGCCTTTCCCTTAATCATAAAAGTCTACTGGACTGTTAATTGGATTTCTTTGATGAAGAGAAAATGATGTAAACTGTTAAagatttaaaatcatttcacaGTGAAGGTTGGTacaaaagttttattcacagaaGCATCAGTGCTCATCCAGTTCTCTTGAGAAGAGAGACAGGGGGGAAAACTTATTTGTCCTGGCTGTTTTAACTGCTCTCCTGTAAATGTAGCCATTGTAGCGTTTCCCAAAGCGGAGGCCGAATGGGTTGAAGTTGAATTTACTCCTGCGGTCGTTGCACAGGAGCTGCCGCTGGTCTTCATTCTCTCTCAGGGAGAAACAGGGGTTGGAATCCTCCGCCAAAAACTCTCCTGTGCTGCTCCTCCTGAGAGCCGAGAGGACTGATCCTGAGGagaacagcagcacacagaggcAAACATCAGGCCACAGCTGGCAGAGCATCACATCCATCCAGCAAGCAGAGGGTTAACTTCACCATCAGCAGCCTAGAGCCTGAACAGAGTTAACTCTGCAAACATGGGTGATGATTCAAAGTAACCATGATTGTTGGTTGTTGCTATAAAGATGGTGCATTCATAAATCCCATtatttcagttcattcagaGTCACAGAGCATTCGGAGCCTTTGTATGGAGGATATTTTCTGTCATAATTAAAACgatcatttgaaaatgtaaagtgattaactaaaaaaaaatcaaatttaaaatggaaaagctTAAACTGTAAAGATTAAAGTGTAAATCTTAAActgtaaagattaaaatgtaGAGTTTAAACTGTAAAGATTAAAGTGTAAAGTTTAAACTGTAAAGATTAAACTAAAGATTAAACTAAAGATTAAAGTGTACAGATTAAACTGTAAAGATTAAAGTGTACAGATTAAAGTGTAAAGATTAAAGTGTAAATCTTAAActgtaaagattaaaatgtaGAGTTTAAActgtaaagattaaaatgtaGAGTTTAAACTGTAAAGATTAAAGTGTAAAGTTTAAActgtaaagattaaaatgtaaagtttaaagtGTAAAGATTAAAGTGTAAAGATTAAACTAAAGATTAAAGTGTACAGATTAAACTGTAAAGATTAAAGTGTACAGATTAAAGTGTAAATCTTAAActgtaaagattaaaatgtaGAGTTTAAActgtaaagattaaaatgtaGAGTTTAAACTGTAAAGATTAAAGTGTAAAGTTTAAAGTGTAAAGATTAAAGTGTAAAGATTAAACTAAAGATTAAAGTGTACAGATTAAACTGTAAAGATTAAAGTGTACAGATTAAAGTGTAAATCTTAAACTGTAAAGATTACAGTGTAAAGATTAAAGTTTAAACTGTAAAGATTACAGTGTAAAGATGAAACTGTAAAGATTAAAGTGTAACGTTTAAACTGTAAAGATGAAACTGTAAAGATGACACGTTAAGATTAAAGTGTACAGATTAAAGTGTAAAGATTAAAGTGTACAGATGAAACTGTAAAGATTAAAGTGTAAAGATTAAAGTGTAGGGATGACACTGTTAAGATTAAAGTGTACAGATTAAAGTGTAAAGCTTAAAgtgtacagattaaacagtACAGATTAAAGCGATCAGGGTAGTGAACATAAGACAGGGACACGGTCGACTCAAAATGAGGAACAGAGAAGcgtaaatggaaatactgaacagcttaaatagaaaaaactcagttcattttgttttatattttatgactttcattaataaaaaacaagaaataatcAGTACATCTCA belongs to Pagrus major chromosome 14, Pma_NU_1.0 and includes:
- the ldhba gene encoding L-lactate dehydrogenase B-A chain, whose amino-acid sequence is MSSVLQKLISPLASSPAEPPRNKVTVVGVGQVGMACAISILLRDLCDELALVDVMEDRLKGEMMDLQHGSLFLKTSKIVADKDYAVTANSRLVVVTAGVRQQEGESRLNLVQRNVNVFKSIIPQIIKYSPNCTLIVVSNPVDVLTYVTWKLSGLPKHRVIGSGTNLDSARFRYLMAERLGIHATSFNGWVLGEHGDTSVPVWSGANVAGVNLQKLNPDIGTDADKEQWKATHKAVVDSAYEVIKLKGYTNWAIGLSVADLTESIIKNMSRVHPVSTMVKDMYGIGEEVFLSLPCVLNSTGVSSVVNMTLTDDEVSQLRKSADTLWGIQKDLKDI
- the kiss2 gene encoding kisspeptin 2, producing MRLVALVVVCGLIVGQDGGSVGAALPGSDSAQRTHVTGSVLSALRRSSTGEFLAEDSNPCFSLRENEDQRQLLCNDRRSKFNFNPFGLRFGKRYNGYIYRRAVKTARTNKFSPLSLFSRELDEH